In Carassius gibelio isolate Cgi1373 ecotype wild population from Czech Republic chromosome A10, carGib1.2-hapl.c, whole genome shotgun sequence, the DNA window TCTCTACCAGCAACTAGCAAGAGGTATGCTAGTAATCACTTAAATCGCAAAAagtcttataaaaaagaaaaaaaaattatatatctatatattcattcTGTCTATGCAGGAGAATTCTCAGGAGTTTTGCTGGGAGACAAGGGATACCCATGCCTGCCTTACCTCTTGACTCCCTATCAGGAGCCCCAGACAGAGGCACAGCACCGCTACAACATTGCCCATGCACGCACAAGAGGTCGTATAGAGATGGCATTTGGGCTGATAAAGTCAAGGTTTCAGTGCCTGAAGCACCTCAGAGTGACTCCACCTAGGGCATGTGACATTGTAGTTGCTTGTGTAGTGCTCCATAACATTGTCTGAGGAGAGAGAGGCAACCAATGATTGTTGAAGAGGAAGACTGGGGCAATGAGGCAGTATTGGAAGAAAACGAAACAGGCAGACTTATACGAGACAcatatgcaaataattattttgcttaatatgaTCTAAACCATGTGTAGCCTCTAAAATGTTCCA includes these proteins:
- the LOC128021480 gene encoding putative nuclease HARBI1 translates to MGYLKQIIFLGFPNVIGALDCTHVRIKCPSGPHEADFVNRKSVHSINVQMISDADCIITNVEAKWPGSVHDSRIFRASSLYQQLARGEFSGVLLGDKGYPCLPYLLTPYQEPQTEAQHRYNIAHARTRGRIEMAFGLIKSRFQCLKHLRVTPPRACDIVVACVVLHNIV